One genomic segment of Stigmatopora argus isolate UIUO_Sarg chromosome 3, RoL_Sarg_1.0, whole genome shotgun sequence includes these proteins:
- the atp6v1e1a gene encoding V-type proton ATPase subunit E 1a encodes MALTDADVQKQIKHMMAFIEQEASEKVEEIDAKAEEEFNIEKGRLVQTQRVKIMDYYEKKEKQIEQHKKIQMSNLMNQARLKVLKTRDDMITDLLIEARQKLAEIAQDPARYSTLLEGLILQGFYQLLEEKVIIRCRKQDVEMVQAAVNRNIPIFREAVKKNIFVKINMERFLPSSICGGVELYNDNGKIKVSNALENRLELLAQQMMPEIRVSLFGANPNRKFTD; translated from the exons ATGGCGCTCACCGATGCAGACGTCCAAAAACAG ATAAAGCACATGATGGCCTTCATCGAGCAAGAGGCCAGTGAGAAAGTTGAGGAAATTGACGCCAAA GCTGAGGAAGAGTTCAACATTGAGAAAGGTCGTTTGGTCCAAACGCAGAGGGTGAAAATAATGGATTACtatgaaaagaaggaaaaacagaTTGAACAACATAAGAAAAT CCAGATGTCCAACTTGATGAACCAAGCAAGACTGAAGGTGCTGAAGACCCGTGATGACATGATCACT GATTTGTTGATTGAAGCGCGGCAAAAACTTGCAGAAATTGCTCAGGACCCTGCCAGGTACTCAACACTACTGGAGGGTCTTATTCTTCAG GGGTTCTACCAACTGCTGGAAGAGAAAGTTATCATCCGCTGTCGAAAGCAGGACGTGGAGATGGTTCAG GCTGCAGTGAACAGGAACATCCCCATTTTCAGAGAAgctgtcaaaaaaaatatttttgtcaaaatcaACATGGAACGCTTTCTACCATCAAGCAT ttgTGGAGGAGTGGAGCTTTATAATGACAATGGCAAAATAAAAGTTTCTAATGCTTTGGAGAACAGACTAGAACTTCTAGCGCAACAG ATGATGCCTGAAATCAGAGTGTCCTTATTTGGC